A portion of the Gossypium arboreum isolate Shixiya-1 chromosome 8, ASM2569848v2, whole genome shotgun sequence genome contains these proteins:
- the LOC108469399 gene encoding uncharacterized protein At1g28695-like, which translates to MEHTKKFSPGTSAIVFLLFAGFLYICVWSPSNPLLPFDQPNGSPKNFTAVEFAVKDELDLALEEASMRNKTVIIAVVNRAYVEQSVNAETTMLDLFLESFWLGEDTRPLLDHLLLVAVDQTAYDRCMFKRLHCYRLVTEGVDFGEEKVFMSRDFIKMMWRRTFFLTEVLRRGYSFIFTDTDVVWLRNPFTKLSLNETDDLQISVDKYFGSRRPEHNLINTGFYYIRSNNKTISLFDKWYSLKDNSTRKKEQDVLLDLLRHGVVTELDLRVRVLETRYFSGFCEDSKDVGAVTTVHANCCRHINAKVRDLTAVLRDWKRFKAALTKYHKAARNITRSFGWSPHVGCLNSWKPQTLT; encoded by the exons ATGGAACATACAAAGAAGTTTTCCCCTGGAACTTCCGCCATTGTTTTTCTCCTTTTCGCTGGCTTTCTCTACATATGTGTATGGTCTCCTTCAAACCCTTTACTCCCCTTCGATCAACCCAACGGTTCTCCCAAAAATTTT ACTGCTGTAGAGTTTGCTGTGAAAGACGAGCTTGATTTGGCGTTAGAGGAAGCTTCGATGCGGAATAAGACCGTCATAATAGCGGTTGTCAACAGGGCTTACGTCGAGCAAAGCGTTAATGCGGAGACCACAATGCTGGACCTTTTCTTGGAGAGCTTTTGGCTGGGTGAAGATACGAGGCCATTGCTGGACCACCTGCTCCTGGTTGCGGTGGATCAGACGGCTTACGATCGGTGCATGTTCAAGCGATTGCACTGTTACAGATTGGTGACGGAGGGTGTAGATTTCGGGGAGGAGAAGGTATTCATGTCCCGGGATTTTATCAAGATGATGTGGAGAAGAACTTTTTTCCTTACGGAAGTGTTGAGGCGTGGCTACAGTTTCATTTTCACG GACACAGATGTAGTGTGGCTACGGAATCCGTTTACAAAGTTAAGCCTGAATGAAACCGATGATCTCCAGATTAGTGTTGATAAATACTTTGGCAGCCGACGACCCGAGCATAATTTGATCAACACCGGCTTCTATTACATCAGGTCGAACAACAAGACCATCTCTTTGTTCGACAAATGGTATTCACTCAAGGACAATTCCACCAGGAAAAAAGAGCAAGACGTGTTGTTAGACCTACTAAGACATGGGGTCGTCACCGAATTGGATCTTCGAGTAAGGGTCTTGGAGACGAGATATTTCAGTGGCTTTTGCGAAGACAGTAAAGATGTTGGTGCTGTAACGACGGTCCATGCGAATTGTTGCCGCCACATAAATGCAAAGGTTAGGGACTTGACGGCCGTCCTCCGTGATTGGAAGAGGTTCAAGGCGGCTCTGACTAAGTATCACAAGGCTGCTCGTAATATAACTAGGAGTTTTGGGTGGTCACCACACGTTGGATGCTTGAATTCATGGAAACCTCAAACATTAACTTAA